Sequence from the Paenibacillus tundrae genome:
TAGGCGTATATATTGAGCACAGCGACGGAACGAAGGAGCTTGTACACGGTAAACTCGTTACGATCAACAATGATAATCAACAAGGTATTGAGATTCAAGTCAACAAATTCAGTACGTTCTCCGTTGTTAAAGTGAAAGACTGGACGGACAACAGCTTGAAAGCTCAGCCATATATTCAAGGGTATACAGATGGTAGTTTCCGACCAGAGCGTTATGTAACCCGCGCAGAAATGGCAACATTAATTACGCGTATTACAGGAGCTTCTACGTTGGAAGGCAGTCATCCTTTTACAGACGTGAACTCCAGTCACTGGGCAGATGCGGCTATCTCAGTAGCAGCTCAATCCGGTTATGTTCAAGGCTACACCGATGGCAGCTTCAAGCCAGATCAAGCGATTACTCGTGCAGAAATGGCAGCTCTGTTACAGCCGCTAGTAACATCTGATCTGATGACTGCTGTGCCGTCAACATTTACCGATGTAAACGGGCATTGGGCACAACAGGCAGTAGAACAATTGAGTTCAGCAGGAATAGTTACCGGATATGCGGATGGCTCATTCCGTCCAAGTCAGCCGATCACTCGCGCTGAAGCCGTGACGATGTTGAATAAGCTGATTGGTCTTCAAACTGCAACAGATGCAGCAGGACAGTGGTCGGATGTACCTGCCACACACTGGGCTTATGCAGCAATTGAAGCAGCTTCTATCCGCAAATAGATCGTTACATTTATAGTTATGTTCAAATGCAAAGAGATATCTTTCAGTCATTCGGCTGGAGATATCTCTTTTTTACATTTATATTGTGAAGCATCAGGCTTAAAGAGGTCTGACTTATTTATTTATGTTGTCTCTTGCTGATGGAGTCGTTCTTAGAGTGGAAAAACTTTAAAAATCATAAGAGCCTTTAATAAGGTGGCCAAAGTAGCTTTCTTGCCGTCTCATATCGCTCAGCTACTGCAGGCCAGTAGACGACTTTCCACCAATCCTCAATATATTTTTTGCGTTCATTCTGGTGCTTCAGATAGTACGCATGCTCCCACACATCCAGAGGGAGGAGCGGAACAATGTCGGATTGAGATAGGTTCTGATGCTTTTCTGCTTGCAAAATTTCAAGACGATGTGCCCGTGGACTCCAGACAAGCATAGCCCAGCCACTGCCTTCTACTTTATTGGCTGCTTCTGTGAATTGGTTCTTGAATGCTTCATAACTGCCAAAATCACGTTTGATCTGTTCAGCAAGCATACCGGATGGTTTGCCGCCACCCTGAGGGCTCATGATCGTCCAGAAAATAGTATGCAGGTAATGACCTGCCCCGTTAAAGGCAAGCTCCCGTTCCCAGTGTTTTACGAGTTCGAAATTGTTCTTTTTCCTGGATTCTGCTAATTTTTTCTCAGCGGTATTTAATCCGTCTACATAGGATTGATGGTGCTTATCATGGTGAATACGCATTGTCAGCTCATCGATATGTGGCTCCAGGGCGTTGTATGCATAAGGCAGAGGTGGCAAGGTATGTCCGCCAATCGGTACAGGGCGCTCCTTAACAGGAGGTGTTGCAGCTACAGAAGTGCTGGTGCTATCACTTGTTTGTGTGGGGGCCGAGTGAATTGCTGGAGAGTTTTGGGTCTGAGTAGCAGATGCAGAAGCATTAGAGGTTTCTTTAGCCGATGTAGCTGCAGGCTTCTCTACGCTTTCTCGTTTGGATGATTGAAGGAGACTGTCCAGCGTAAAAGGGGCATCCGTTGCTGAGTCTCTCAAGAGTCCAGGCCCACGAAGTGTATCTAACACACCAAGGAAGTACTCTGATTCCCGGATGAAATGTAGAATGACGGTTTTGGCAGAGGGTACGGCCTGCACCGCAGCACTCTGCTCCAATAAAACATAGAGTTGCCGGATAAACTCTCTGGATTGTGCTATGCTCGTAGACACTAACTGTTCTACGCTACGAAGAATATAGGGGGCGGGAGAGTGAGTTCCGGGTAACACTTGTTTGATAAGCTGGTTAGCCGTGTGTTCACTGTTTGAAAATGCTACCTCCCATTCCTCCAGTAGTTTGACATATTCAGGCTCTAAGTTAGGTACAAGTATACGAATAACGAGGGTGTGCTCTTTCTCTTGCTCTTTCCAGAAACGAATTTCTTCGAGTATACGTAGGGGTAAGAGCGGCCCATATCCTTTCCATTGCATAACCAAGCATCCTCCCATCAGTGATATGATTCCGAATCCATTTTTAACATTGAAATTAGGCTAAAACTGCCCAGTCTCTGTATCCTCGAACATGTCGTGCATAGCCATCGCATCAATATATTCATAAATGATGTTGTCCTATGTATACAAAAAAAGAGCCCTATAGGGCCCTTACGTAGTTCGTAGTCAGAAGTTATATCTTCAGGACATAAATGTTAATATCTGTCCAGGTCGTCACTGGTGGTCTTCGTTACATGGCTCAGGAAAGTAGATACGCGGCGCAGGTATTCTTTGGGATGCTCACGGAAGATTAACTCATGATGGGCTCCGTCCACGATCCATTCCTCTGAATTTGCATTGGTCTGATTGGCGGCGAGCAGCTCCGCGATTGGATAAGGCGCCTTCTCATCTTCCGTACCGTGAATGAAGAAAATCGGAAAAGGATAATCCTCTTTTTTGACCTCTTGATACGGAATTTGCTGTAATCCAGTGCCGTTCAGAACCGGGAACAACAGCTTCATAATCTCAAGTGTAGGTTGGCGTGGCAGATTGATCTGATTATGAATGTTGTGATACAACGTATCTGGTTCAAGTAAGAAGGTACTGTCCAGAATCATCGCATCGACATCCTCGGTGAGAAGGCCTGTCTGTAATGCGGTGCCCGCACCCATGGAGAATCCCCATACGACGAGCTCCTCAGCCCCTCGTTGCTTGGCCGTTTGAATGGCACCTAGCAATTGTTGAGATTCCGCTTTGCCGCCTGTAGCGACAGCCTTGTTTACCTGAGAAGCAAAACCATAATCGAACATAATGACGTTAAATCCAAGTTGGTGCGCATAATGGGCAAGGTCATACATCGGAACCCAAGTTTCCTCACGGTTGGCACCATAGCCATGACTGAAGATGATCGTTTTGTTCACATCTTTGTCGGCCGGAATATACCAGCCCTGCATCGTTCGGCTTCCATCTGCCGCAGGGAACGTAATGTCTTCATACTTCATGTTCCTCGCTTGCATCGGATTAGAGAAGACAGGGGCTACCGTTGGGTTGGATAAAACCCAGGCAATGTAACCGTGTAGTGCAATGAAACAAAAGAGTAGAAAAAATACCACGGAGAGCAGCAACGCTACGATAATATGCTTGAACCGAATTAGCCTTGGCGATAACGAAGTAGGCAGATCGGACACTTTCGTTTGCAGCGGGGCTTCGCTCTGGGATGTCGAATACATGATTGCCCCTCCTTATAAATTCAGATGAAATTGAGGATAACAACGAGAACCATTCAGCTCATATACGTAGTTCCTAAGTCGCAGGAACGGATGATACAAATGCACAATATATCTTTATCGTATGTTCCTATATAACCAAAGTCAATTGATTGGCAGCATTTGTTACGCAATTGTTATATAGTTCTGAGAGGATCTGGTTAACATTTCCTAAGTGTACAAATCGCGGGAAATTCAGTCTTATAAAAAGGAGAATTTTGCCCCATTTTAGTTTACAGATGAGATCGTTTCTCATATAATTTATGTAACCAAGTTTCATGTGATGAAACATGAGGAGGCTTAGTGTCATGGAAGACCGCAAGTTGACCGTCAGGGCTGTGGAACGAGCCTTGGATATATTATTGTGCTTCACAACGCGGAGTGATCTGGGGCTTACCGAGATTGCCAGCCAGATTGGTCTGCACAAAAGCACGGTTCACCGGCTGATGGCAACCTTGGAAGAACGTGGATTTGTCATCCGGGATGCAGCTACCGAGAAGTATCGGCTTGGTATCCGGATCTGGGAGCTATCTGCTCATATGTCCCGTAGTGATGACCCAGCTATCCTTCTTCTACCTGCGATGGAGCGACTGAGAGATCGACTCGGGGAGACGGTTAGCTTGTATTTGCGGGATGGCAGTGAACGGATTCGGATTCAGGCTGTTCAGAGCGATCAGGCTATACGGCGTGTAGCTCCTGTTGGTGTGCGCCTTCCTTTATCCGTAGGAGCTTCCAGTAAGGTGCTGATGGCCTTTGCAACGGAAGAGGATCGTGAGGAACTGATGAATGGGCCGGAGTGGCCTGTCTTTATCGATCCTAAGGTCTATCTAGCGCAGATGAAGGATATTCTGGAGCATGGTTATGCAACGAGCTATGAGGAGCGTGAACCGGGAGCTGCGGCGGTATCTGTACCGATTATGGATCGCAAAGGCCAAATTGCTGCCGCATTGTCTGTATCAGGGCCTGTCAGCCGTCTATCACAAGAGACATTACATGAGTATGCGCCGGTGTTGAAGGAAGCAGCTGCTCAGATGGGCTTGATGTTATCTTAACGAGTTTGTTCAACCACAAGGCTCTTATGGAACATATATGTCATGATGAATCTGCTGATTCTGGAACATAAAGGTTGTTTTTCCTTCTCGGTTGAGCTATCCTGATATGGACAGCCCAGCGGGGCTTGATGAATTGAATATGACACTGCGGTATACTTGCCGCAACTTGTTAACGTTACTAGGGGAGTCCGAATTGTCCGGACTGAGACGGAATCGCATGAGATTCTGGACCCTTTGCACCTGATCTGGATCATACCAGCGTAGGGAAGTAATCGGCCAATTAACCATGAACATCAATGGGATGTAACGTATGGCTGGACTCGATTAGAGTTCGGTAGTCGGCACATCATTGGTGATGGACATAGCCGGTTCCCTCGGGAACCGGCTTTTTTATATACAGTGAGCAGAGACAGAATCTAGCTTGAGAGTTACTTTCGATGAAAGAACCGAGGCTGGAATCTGTTATGGAATCTATTCAAATGAGCTCGGTGAATGAATCGTTCTCTGCCGTATGATGTCTTACTGTATATTGTCTCTCTAGGGAAGGTTGTCATTGCTCCTTGTATGGATGGTCTCCAGGTTAGATGCGCCCGCATGGAAATGAAGTGATGCAGTCGTGAAGACCAATGAGGAGGAGACAAAGACGATGAGTACAGGACAACCGATGATGGGACAAGGCAATACAGAAGAAACACAGATGGCAAAAGAAACAGGTACGGCGGGAGGGGTTCAACCCTTCCCCGGTAGCCGCAAAGTATACATTCAGGGCTCACGTCCGGACATTGCTGTGCCTGAGCGTGAAATAGCCCTTCATGACACGAGTACTCCCCAAGGGGTGGAGCATAATGAGCCGCTGCGTGTGTACGATACGAGCGGCCCGATGACCGACCCTGATTTTCACGCAGATATCCGGGCAGGGCTACCGGCATTGCGCACGCGCTGGATTACGGAACGTGAGGATGTGGAGGCTTATGC
This genomic interval carries:
- a CDS encoding Fe-Mn family superoxide dismutase, translating into MQWKGYGPLLPLRILEEIRFWKEQEKEHTLVIRILVPNLEPEYVKLLEEWEVAFSNSEHTANQLIKQVLPGTHSPAPYILRSVEQLVSTSIAQSREFIRQLYVLLEQSAAVQAVPSAKTVILHFIRESEYFLGVLDTLRGPGLLRDSATDAPFTLDSLLQSSKRESVEKPAATSAKETSNASASATQTQNSPAIHSAPTQTSDSTSTSVAATPPVKERPVPIGGHTLPPLPYAYNALEPHIDELTMRIHHDKHHQSYVDGLNTAEKKLAESRKKNNFELVKHWERELAFNGAGHYLHTIFWTIMSPQGGGKPSGMLAEQIKRDFGSYEAFKNQFTEAANKVEGSGWAMLVWSPRAHRLEILQAEKHQNLSQSDIVPLLPLDVWEHAYYLKHQNERKKYIEDWWKVVYWPAVAERYETARKLLWPPY
- a CDS encoding alpha/beta hydrolase, which gives rise to MYSTSQSEAPLQTKVSDLPTSLSPRLIRFKHIIVALLLSVVFFLLFCFIALHGYIAWVLSNPTVAPVFSNPMQARNMKYEDITFPAADGSRTMQGWYIPADKDVNKTIIFSHGYGANREETWVPMYDLAHYAHQLGFNVIMFDYGFASQVNKAVATGGKAESQQLLGAIQTAKQRGAEELVVWGFSMGAGTALQTGLLTEDVDAMILDSTFLLEPDTLYHNIHNQINLPRQPTLEIMKLLFPVLNGTGLQQIPYQEVKKEDYPFPIFFIHGTEDEKAPYPIAELLAANQTNANSEEWIVDGAHHELIFREHPKEYLRRVSTFLSHVTKTTSDDLDRY
- a CDS encoding IclR family transcriptional regulator, with translation MEDRKLTVRAVERALDILLCFTTRSDLGLTEIASQIGLHKSTVHRLMATLEERGFVIRDAATEKYRLGIRIWELSAHMSRSDDPAILLLPAMERLRDRLGETVSLYLRDGSERIRIQAVQSDQAIRRVAPVGVRLPLSVGASSKVLMAFATEEDREELMNGPEWPVFIDPKVYLAQMKDILEHGYATSYEEREPGAAAVSVPIMDRKGQIAAALSVSGPVSRLSQETLHEYAPVLKEAAAQMGLMLS